From Anopheles coluzzii chromosome 3, AcolN3, whole genome shotgun sequence, the proteins below share one genomic window:
- the LOC120957817 gene encoding cysteine desulfurase, mitochondrial — MLSRWSRLVTDKKLTIQLLRSTGHGTTRNYGTDKKFSIKDEVLDGRPLYLDAQATTSMDPRVLDAMMPYLTAYYGNPHSRTHAYGWETEEAVEKARAQVASLIGADPKEVVFTSGATESNNISVKGIGRFYGVKKKHIITTQTEHKCVLDSCRALEGEGFHVTYLPVQSNGLISMEELEKAITPETSLVSIMTVNNEIGVKQPIAEIGRLCKAKKVFFHTDAAQAVGKIPLDVNKMNIDLMSISGHKIYGPKGIGALYVRRKPRVRVEAIQSGGGQERGLRSGTVPTPLAVGLGAACEIAAREMAYDHRWMEFLSKRLMDKIFAELPQVIRNGDPVQSYPGCINLSFAYVEGESLLMALKDVALSSGSACTSASLEPSYVLRAIGTDEDLAHSSIRFGIGRFTTIEEVDYTAEKCIKHVTRLREMSPLWEMVQEGVDIKSIKWSQH, encoded by the exons ATGTTGTCACGCTGGTCGCGCTTAGTTACTGATAAAAAACTAACCATCCAACTGCTGCGCAGTACGGGTCATGGAACGACACGGAATTACGGCACCG ATAAAAAGTTCAGCATCAAAGACGAAGTACTAGATGGCCGGCCGCTCTACCTGGATGCCCAAGCGACCACATCGATG GATCCGCGCGTCCTCGATGCCATGATGCCGTACTTGACCGCTTACTACGGTAATCCCCACTCGCGAACGCACGCGTACGGCTGGGAGACGGAGGAAGCCGTGGAGAAGGCCCGCGCCCAGGTCGCTTCCCTTATTGGGGCCGATCCGAAGGAGGTCGTGTTTACGTCCGGTGCCACAGAATCGAACAACATCTCGGTGAAGGGTATTGGGCGGTTCTATGGCGTGAAGAAAAAGCACATCATCACCACACAGACCGAACACAAGTGCGTGCTGGATTCGTGCCGTGCGCTGGAGGGAGAAGGCTTTCACGTCACCTATCTCCCGGTACAATCGAACGGACTCATCAGCATGGAAGAGCTGGAGAAAGCAATCACACCGGAAACATCACTCGTGTCCATCATGACGGTCAACAACGAGATTGGCGTGAAGCAACCAATCGCGGAGATCGGGCGCCTGTGCAAGGCGAAGAAGGTGTTTTTCCACACCGACGCCGCGCAAGCCGTGGGCAAGATACCGCTCGACGTGAACAAGATGAACATCGATCTGATGTCCATCTCGGGGCACAAAATTTACGGCCCCAAGGGCATCGGTGCGCTGTATGTGCGGCGCAAGCCGCGCGTTCGCGTCGAAGCGATCCAGAGCGGCGGTGGACAGGAGCGTGGGCTGCGCAGTGGCACCGTACCGACACCGTTGGCTGTCGGGCTGGGTGCCGCCTGTGAGATAGCGGCCCGCGAGATggcctacgatcatcggtggATGGAGTTTCTGTCCAAGCGGTTGATGGATAAGATATTTGCGGAGCTGCCGCAGGTTATCCGGAACGGCGATCCGGTCCAATCGTATCCGGGCTGCATTAATCTGTCGTTCGCGTACGTCGAGGGTGAGTCGCTGCTAATGGCGCTGAAGGATGTTGCCCTTTCCAGCGGGTCCGCGTGTACGTCCGCTTCGCTGGAACCTTCGTACGTGTTGCGTGCGATCGGTACGGATGAGGATTTGGCCCACAGCTCGATACGCTTCGGCATCGGCCGGTTCACGACGATCGAGGAGGTGGACTATACGGCGGAGAAGTGCATCAAGCATGTGACGCGGTTGCGCGAAATGTCTCCACTGTGGGAGATGGTGCAGGAGGGTGTCGATATAAAGAGCATCAAGTGGTCGCAGCATTGA
- the LOC120958082 gene encoding sorting nexin-21 isoform X3, translating into MHPVVVGRRMAMENGTESIEDDLDSSATEAFDQNIWQRPTRRPLPNAGDVVLCFEIPLARILPTGSAASDGQPVSAAAGKKYVIYEVNVRKDGPGPDPYPTSVERRYTHFLKLYEGLRKDQPAQLQTVCFPKKVLMGNFTAELIGERSAAFECFLDHIVTVPSLRDSPHFLEFLQGDELRNACQLLDERRNELAVPLLENCFRLLNKIFLDKSKCVLLLLCRLVAACTTSPIPHPSAEQWAELALRRYEHVCDTELLVLYIPLLQTCLHLWWQRGRDRTLLEERLSEMGKKGIKVKGGPTLAQAIHALDPRAETI; encoded by the exons A TGCATCCCGTGGTCGTGGGGCGTAGAATGGCCATGGAGAACGGGACGGAATCCATCGAGGACGATCTGGATAGCAGCGCGACGGAAGCGTTTGACCAAA ACATTTGGCAACGGCCCACTAGACGACCGCTGCCGAATGCTGGCGATGTAGTGCTGTGCTTCGAGATTCCACTCGCACGCATACTACCCACCGGATCAGCAGCCAGCGATGGACAGCCAGTATCGGCGGCCGCCGGCAAAAAGTACGTCATATACGAGGTAAACGTGCGGAAGGATGGCCCCGGGCCGGACCCGTACCCGACCAGCGTCGAGCGGCGCTACACCCACTTCCTGAAGCTGTACGAGGGGCTGCGGAAGGATCAGCCCGCCCAGCTGCAGACGGTCTGCTTCCCGAAGAAGGTGCTGATGGGCAACTTTACCGCCGAGCTGATCGGTGAGCGCAGTGCCGCGTTCGAGTGCTTTCTCGACCATATCGTAACCGTGCCTTCGCTGCGTGATTCGCCCCACTTCCTGGAGTTTCTGCAGGGCGACGAGCTGCGCAACGCGTGTCAATTGCTGGACGAGCGGCGCAACGAGCTGGCGGTGCCGCTGCTCGAGAACTGCTTCCGGCTGCTGAACAAAATCTTTCTGGACAAATCGaagtgtgtgctgctgctgctttgtcGGCTGGTGGCCGCCTGCACCACCTCACCGATACCGCACCCGTCCGCGGAACAGTGGGCCGAGCTGGCGCTGCGCCGGTACGAGCACGTGTGCGATACggagctgctggtgctgtacATTCCGCTGCTGCAGACGTGTCTGCATCTCTGGTGGCAGCGGGGCCGCGACCGTACCCTGCTGGAGGAGCGGCTGAGCGAGATGGGCAAGAAGGGTATCAAGGTGAAGGGTGGGCCGACCCTTGCCCAGGCCATACACGCGTTGGATCCGCGGGCGGAGACGATCTAA
- the LOC120958082 gene encoding sorting nexin-21 isoform X1: protein MHPVVVGRRMAMENGTESIEDDLDSSATEAFDQSTLSMKQQTKGTVQDIWQRPTRRPLPNAGDVVLCFEIPLARILPTGSAASDGQPVSAAAGKKYVIYEVNVRKDGPGPDPYPTSVERRYTHFLKLYEGLRKDQPAQLQTVCFPKKVLMGNFTAELIGERSAAFECFLDHIVTVPSLRDSPHFLEFLQGDELRNACQLLDERRNELAVPLLENCFRLLNKIFLDKSKCVLLLLCRLVAACTTSPIPHPSAEQWAELALRRYEHVCDTELLVLYIPLLQTCLHLWWQRGRDRTLLEERLSEMGKKGIKVKGGPTLAQAIHALDPRAETI, encoded by the exons A TGCATCCCGTGGTCGTGGGGCGTAGAATGGCCATGGAGAACGGGACGGAATCCATCGAGGACGATCTGGATAGCAGCGCGACGGAAGCGTTTGACCAAAGTACGTTGAGCATGAAGCAACAAACCAAGGGCACCGTGCAAG ACATTTGGCAACGGCCCACTAGACGACCGCTGCCGAATGCTGGCGATGTAGTGCTGTGCTTCGAGATTCCACTCGCACGCATACTACCCACCGGATCAGCAGCCAGCGATGGACAGCCAGTATCGGCGGCCGCCGGCAAAAAGTACGTCATATACGAGGTAAACGTGCGGAAGGATGGCCCCGGGCCGGACCCGTACCCGACCAGCGTCGAGCGGCGCTACACCCACTTCCTGAAGCTGTACGAGGGGCTGCGGAAGGATCAGCCCGCCCAGCTGCAGACGGTCTGCTTCCCGAAGAAGGTGCTGATGGGCAACTTTACCGCCGAGCTGATCGGTGAGCGCAGTGCCGCGTTCGAGTGCTTTCTCGACCATATCGTAACCGTGCCTTCGCTGCGTGATTCGCCCCACTTCCTGGAGTTTCTGCAGGGCGACGAGCTGCGCAACGCGTGTCAATTGCTGGACGAGCGGCGCAACGAGCTGGCGGTGCCGCTGCTCGAGAACTGCTTCCGGCTGCTGAACAAAATCTTTCTGGACAAATCGaagtgtgtgctgctgctgctttgtcGGCTGGTGGCCGCCTGCACCACCTCACCGATACCGCACCCGTCCGCGGAACAGTGGGCCGAGCTGGCGCTGCGCCGGTACGAGCACGTGTGCGATACggagctgctggtgctgtacATTCCGCTGCTGCAGACGTGTCTGCATCTCTGGTGGCAGCGGGGCCGCGACCGTACCCTGCTGGAGGAGCGGCTGAGCGAGATGGGCAAGAAGGGTATCAAGGTGAAGGGTGGGCCGACCCTTGCCCAGGCCATACACGCGTTGGATCCGCGGGCGGAGACGATCTAA
- the LOC120958082 gene encoding sorting nexin-21 isoform X4: MAMENGTESIEDDLDSSATEAFDQNIWQRPTRRPLPNAGDVVLCFEIPLARILPTGSAASDGQPVSAAAGKKYVIYEVNVRKDGPGPDPYPTSVERRYTHFLKLYEGLRKDQPAQLQTVCFPKKVLMGNFTAELIGERSAAFECFLDHIVTVPSLRDSPHFLEFLQGDELRNACQLLDERRNELAVPLLENCFRLLNKIFLDKSKCVLLLLCRLVAACTTSPIPHPSAEQWAELALRRYEHVCDTELLVLYIPLLQTCLHLWWQRGRDRTLLEERLSEMGKKGIKVKGGPTLAQAIHALDPRAETI, from the exons ATGGCCATGGAGAACGGGACGGAATCCATCGAGGACGATCTGGATAGCAGCGCGACGGAAGCGTTTGACCAAA ACATTTGGCAACGGCCCACTAGACGACCGCTGCCGAATGCTGGCGATGTAGTGCTGTGCTTCGAGATTCCACTCGCACGCATACTACCCACCGGATCAGCAGCCAGCGATGGACAGCCAGTATCGGCGGCCGCCGGCAAAAAGTACGTCATATACGAGGTAAACGTGCGGAAGGATGGCCCCGGGCCGGACCCGTACCCGACCAGCGTCGAGCGGCGCTACACCCACTTCCTGAAGCTGTACGAGGGGCTGCGGAAGGATCAGCCCGCCCAGCTGCAGACGGTCTGCTTCCCGAAGAAGGTGCTGATGGGCAACTTTACCGCCGAGCTGATCGGTGAGCGCAGTGCCGCGTTCGAGTGCTTTCTCGACCATATCGTAACCGTGCCTTCGCTGCGTGATTCGCCCCACTTCCTGGAGTTTCTGCAGGGCGACGAGCTGCGCAACGCGTGTCAATTGCTGGACGAGCGGCGCAACGAGCTGGCGGTGCCGCTGCTCGAGAACTGCTTCCGGCTGCTGAACAAAATCTTTCTGGACAAATCGaagtgtgtgctgctgctgctttgtcGGCTGGTGGCCGCCTGCACCACCTCACCGATACCGCACCCGTCCGCGGAACAGTGGGCCGAGCTGGCGCTGCGCCGGTACGAGCACGTGTGCGATACggagctgctggtgctgtacATTCCGCTGCTGCAGACGTGTCTGCATCTCTGGTGGCAGCGGGGCCGCGACCGTACCCTGCTGGAGGAGCGGCTGAGCGAGATGGGCAAGAAGGGTATCAAGGTGAAGGGTGGGCCGACCCTTGCCCAGGCCATACACGCGTTGGATCCGCGGGCGGAGACGATCTAA
- the LOC120958082 gene encoding sorting nexin-21 isoform X2 — MAMENGTESIEDDLDSSATEAFDQSTLSMKQQTKGTVQDIWQRPTRRPLPNAGDVVLCFEIPLARILPTGSAASDGQPVSAAAGKKYVIYEVNVRKDGPGPDPYPTSVERRYTHFLKLYEGLRKDQPAQLQTVCFPKKVLMGNFTAELIGERSAAFECFLDHIVTVPSLRDSPHFLEFLQGDELRNACQLLDERRNELAVPLLENCFRLLNKIFLDKSKCVLLLLCRLVAACTTSPIPHPSAEQWAELALRRYEHVCDTELLVLYIPLLQTCLHLWWQRGRDRTLLEERLSEMGKKGIKVKGGPTLAQAIHALDPRAETI, encoded by the exons ATGGCCATGGAGAACGGGACGGAATCCATCGAGGACGATCTGGATAGCAGCGCGACGGAAGCGTTTGACCAAAGTACGTTGAGCATGAAGCAACAAACCAAGGGCACCGTGCAAG ACATTTGGCAACGGCCCACTAGACGACCGCTGCCGAATGCTGGCGATGTAGTGCTGTGCTTCGAGATTCCACTCGCACGCATACTACCCACCGGATCAGCAGCCAGCGATGGACAGCCAGTATCGGCGGCCGCCGGCAAAAAGTACGTCATATACGAGGTAAACGTGCGGAAGGATGGCCCCGGGCCGGACCCGTACCCGACCAGCGTCGAGCGGCGCTACACCCACTTCCTGAAGCTGTACGAGGGGCTGCGGAAGGATCAGCCCGCCCAGCTGCAGACGGTCTGCTTCCCGAAGAAGGTGCTGATGGGCAACTTTACCGCCGAGCTGATCGGTGAGCGCAGTGCCGCGTTCGAGTGCTTTCTCGACCATATCGTAACCGTGCCTTCGCTGCGTGATTCGCCCCACTTCCTGGAGTTTCTGCAGGGCGACGAGCTGCGCAACGCGTGTCAATTGCTGGACGAGCGGCGCAACGAGCTGGCGGTGCCGCTGCTCGAGAACTGCTTCCGGCTGCTGAACAAAATCTTTCTGGACAAATCGaagtgtgtgctgctgctgctttgtcGGCTGGTGGCCGCCTGCACCACCTCACCGATACCGCACCCGTCCGCGGAACAGTGGGCCGAGCTGGCGCTGCGCCGGTACGAGCACGTGTGCGATACggagctgctggtgctgtacATTCCGCTGCTGCAGACGTGTCTGCATCTCTGGTGGCAGCGGGGCCGCGACCGTACCCTGCTGGAGGAGCGGCTGAGCGAGATGGGCAAGAAGGGTATCAAGGTGAAGGGTGGGCCGACCCTTGCCCAGGCCATACACGCGTTGGATCCGCGGGCGGAGACGATCTAA
- the LOC120955488 gene encoding zinc finger protein 16-like, with translation MSSVHAKIENICRLCLSGDDTLESIFGDSGSDALQTIIYDCTSIRILPKLGLPSAICGDCKSKVENFHQFRERCLHNDEYLRTTLLLVAAAHTQPDEADEDTYGEENDNDDDDEQEEEEEEDVSIKLEPEVLLDEQSDIDPKEADEKGDEGDERMLVDRNDNKIERFAPNEPDGPDEWDEAGSNDLDSVGNSSLESFHFPYLSPDPAVYGSLLKCEYCSLEFSVLEQLKRHITSHKEERIFQCHYCPKTFHFAKNLNMHVEYIHSKAKYTPTQVAKMIARQQILVHSSSSNNSSVSHSTTGGLSPLSSPLLDTSDCLNNNTIVPPPGSDGGCGLSLNINLNGNTPPSGTNGAAQSSVLGRNLKPIRLPSSAEGRRGSSVASADRQQQQQLQHECHVCHKSYGESAALRQHMLAHTGEKPYKCDICSKSFYNASTLKTHQRIHSDQNPYRCGTCTKMFDNARSLELHHRTHTGEKPYACDVCLKKFSCSSNLKRHRKLHDRD, from the exons ATGAGTTCAGTACA tgcaaaaatagaaaacatttGCAGGCTCTGTTTGTCCGGCGATGACACTTTGGAGTCTATTTTTGGTGATAGTGGAAGCGATGCGCTTCAGACGATAATCTACGACTGCACATCGATTAGG ATACTACCAAAGCTGGGCCTTCCGTCGGCGATTTGTGGTGATTGCAAATCGAAGGTCGAAAACTTCCATCAGTTCCGCGAGCGGTGCCTACACAACGATGAGTACCTGCGCACGACGCTACTGCTGGTGGCCGCCGCACACACGCAACCAGACGAAGCGGACGAAGATACGTACGGCGAAGagaacgacaacgacgacgacgatgagcaagaggaggaggaggaggaggacgtgAGCATCAAGCTCGAGCCGGAGGTGCTGCTGGACGAGCAGAGCGATATCGATCCCAAGGAGGCGGACGAAAAGGGTGACGAGGGCGACGAGCGGATGCTCGTCGACCGAAACGACAACAAAATCGAACGGTTCGCACCGAACGAGCCGGACGGACCGGACGAGTGGGATGAGGCCGGCTCAAACGATCTCGATTCAGTCGGCAACTCGTCGCTGGAATCGTTCCACTTCCCGTACCTGTCGCCCGATCCGGCGGTGTACGGGTCGCTGCTGAAGTGCGAGTACTGCTCGCTGGAGTTTTCCGTGCTCGAGCAGCTGAAGCGCCACATCACCAGCCACAAGGAGGAGCGAATCTTCCAGTGCCACTACTGCCCGAAAACGTTTCACTTTGCGAAGAACCTTAACATGCACGTGGAGTACATCCACTCGAAGGCGAAGTACACGCCGACGCAGGTGGCCAAAATGATTGCCCGCCAGCAGATTCTAGTCCATAGCAGTAGCAGTAACAATAGCAGCGTGAGCCACAGCACGACCGGTGGGTTGAGCCCGCTCTCCTCGCCGCTGCTCGATACGAGCGACTGTCTCAACAATAACACGATCGTGCCGCCGCCAGGCAGCGATGGCGGATGTGGGTTAAGCCTTAACATCAATCTGAACGGAAACACACCACCGTCCGGCACGAACGGTGCGGCACAGTCGTCGGTGCTGGGGCGCAACTTGAAACCGATTCGTTTGCCCTCATCGGCTGAAGGGCGGCGCGGATCGTCCGTCGCGTCCGCCGAtcgacagcaacagcagcagctgcagcatgAGTGCCACGTGTGCCATAAGAGCTACGGTGAATCGGCCGCCCTGCGGCAGCACATGCTCGCCCACACCGGGGAAAAGCCGTACAAGTGTGATATCTGCTCGAAATCGTTCTACAACGCCAGCACGCTGAAGACGCACCAGCGTATCCATAGCGACCAAAATCCGTACCGGTGCGGCACGTGCACGAAGATGTTCGACAATGCGCGCAGCCTCGAGCTGCACCATCGCACGCATACGGGCGAAAAGCCGTACGCGTGCGACGTGTGTCTGAAGAAGTTTTCCTGCTCGTCCAATCTGAAGCGCCACCGGAAGCTGCACGATCGCGACTAA